Below is a genomic region from Henckelia pumila isolate YLH828 chromosome 3, ASM3356847v2, whole genome shotgun sequence.
ATGACATTTATTATTTGTTCCCTTGAAACTCTCTACGATAGAAACTATGCAAGGTTTAACATGATGAAAATAAATAAGAGTTTAATATTCATCATAACAAAGAAACATTGAACAAGTTTTCCATTGCATTCAATCCCATGTTACATTGCCAAGATCGAATACATGATTCTTTGGATATATTCCAGTTTAAGGTGGATTAGCTTGTAGGGTGCTTTatcaatattatatattataactCTATCGAGCGCTGTGATATTTGAGCAGATAATGGAAATCGGATCTGTTGGGAAGAGTTTTTCTCAGGGCGTGAAAACATTGTTTGCTCATACTTCTGGGGTAAGTTTGGAGATTGTTTTAGGCTTTTAATGTTCTCACAATTTGATTCTAGTGTCCTAAATTTAGCTTATTTGGCTGACTTGCTGCACATCTTTTCTTAATGTCTGTTTTTCTTCTAGTAATGCTATCATTTGACTTATATTTATTGAGCTATATGTCCTCAATTTTACATCATTTACTTAGCAGGATACATCCTCCGTGCATGGAACTCTGGATGCATTACAGCGTGCTCAAGATTCCTTGAAAAGTGATGGCATAGTGGTCAAAAGAGCAAGCTCATCAAATCCCGGGGTACCTCCATCCTCATTAATGACCTTTCTGAGGAAGGTCAGGGGATGAATGCAATAAAAGTTTCCTGCGTATATGCATTTAGCCTTCCCATTTTAtgttgattttgttattatggcCATTATTTTAAGATTGTTTCCTGAAAGAAGTCCTAGGGAAAAAGAGTCGGTATTGGGTTGTTATTCCCAGACTCTTCTGTGGTTTAAGCTATGCTATGCAGCTGGCCATGCAGCTGCCCTCAGTTCACGATAAATGAATACATGAAGATGGTATTGAGAAcctttccaaaaaaaaattggtattgAGAACAAACGTTTTGTTTCACACACAAAGTTGCCAATAATGATTTATCTTCACAAAATACTATGATGTTGACGTCTACAAGATTATGAGCATTAGAGTCGTCTCGTGTTAAATTACGGAAATCAAATTTTAGATAGGTCGTCTGTGCTTCATTTTTTTGTTCGAAGTTATCTCTGATACTcaacatgtatatatgcattAACTTCTTAGATAGACATTATTCCAGTATAAGTTAATTTTATTGGTGAGTTTCTACTTTCTGCTGGTAGGTCAGGATTTCTTATGTTACGGTAGTTCGTCACCAAGGAACCTCCTTGGCATACTTCAATTGAAGGCTTTTTTGTGTTGTGGTTTATATCTGCATCTGCAGAATTATGAATGAAAATTTGTTCAGATTACAAAGTTTTTGCTGTACCttctatattttcaaatatacaTTTTGATTGGCAGAACCATCagacttctggccttgttttgGAAGATTTTGACTCTGCTTTTTCCAACAAGTTCTATCACAGTCATCTCGACGACATATGTTAGTGCATCCAAAATTTTCTATCTTTTTCCCACCTTGTGTAGCATTGTATAATGAGCATTGGATTTGTGAAAAATTCTTATGTTGCTTTAATGCAGCTAATGTCAACTCTTCAGCGATTGTGGCTGCTGCTGCACTCGTCGCTCGAACGTTATACATAGCTTCTGGTGGCAATAATGATTCAGTTATTAATTCTATCAACATCAATGCCTCTATGGTTGAAGAACTTCTCAGTTGTCTGTTGAAATGTGAACCTGGTTTATCATGCGATCTTGTGAAGCACTATATTTCTCCCTCATCAACTTGCCCAAGCCACTACGTAGGTGTCATTTTGGGAGAACCTTCTTCTGCGCCTAATCCTGTTTATGTGGGGGATGTTTCAAGGTTTGTGTGGAACTTTTTGGCGGATAAAACTGCGATTCCATCTAAAAATATGAGTTCTGCTTGCCCGAAAGATTGCAATGATGCTGGTGAATTGTGCATAAAAACCGAGACTGACGGAAAAGGTGTCTGTGTGATATCAACTACCAGGTAGTTTAAGGTTCTTTGACTCTACTTGATACCACTTCTATGATAGAGGTTGGCACGTCGCTACGGCAGTACATTTGATTTATGACGTGttgatatatgtgtgtgtgcacATATTTTCCATGTCTAGTCATTTGCTGTTCAAAATTCTGTAGATAAAGATCCAATTATATTAATTGAAAGTTTTCAGGTTTAAAATAAGCTTGAGGATGGTGGCGATAGTTGGACAATTTGCTTTTTCGGACCGAGAAATTTAGATTGTTCATGTTAAAACAATATATATTTTGCTTTTTATGTCTCTGCATGGATCAGCTCAAGTAGTTGTTATATGAGACCGTTTCTATGTGATAGTTTGAACTAGTGAGCAATGATATGAGCGAGACGCCTAACCTTGCTTTAAAGCATATTTTAGGACTCTGCGTACTAAAGCTTGGTGTTCATCTCAGGTATGTCCCTGCCTATTCAACTCGATTGAAATACGAATCGGGTGGCTGGACATTGCTACCCTATAACTCTTCAGATAACACGAGCATGGAGGATCCCGTTTGGACTGAAAGCAATTGGGAGACGATAGGTATCAGAGTGTACTCGGTCCAAGATGCTACTTACGACTATCTAATCTTGGCATTGGGCATCGTTATCACTCTCTTGGCTTACATTTTGACAATGATAGTCAGAACTCTAATTCGAAAGGCGTCGAAGCAGGACTGAAACGCTACTTTTTTGCATCATTTTTTGGCGAATTCGACCTCTAGTGCTGTTATATTTGTCGAAGGAAAAGAGAAATTGAAGAGTGCAAAGAAACTGGACTTTTGCAGATGTGTGGCGACTGTTGGATGTATCATTCTAATTTTTTGCATCCTTGTACTTCAATAACAATTGGTTATTTTAGAACATAAAATAGAATATATTCAGCTCCGTTAGAAGCAACTCTTACAGTCGTCGAAATCATTATATACATGTCATGAGCCatcattatatataatttattccaAGCGACTTTTAAAATTGCAGACATTCTAACAAATTATAGTTGCTTGTGCAAGTAAATTTATGAACAAATATATGCAGCGGCTCATATTATTCAATAGGAATAGAGGCTTTAATTTTAttagtttttattatataaaaaaaaaacccacaaTCATTAATCATATATCTATATGATTAATGTGGCCCATCAAATTTCTCATTCGCTAAATTAAATAATAGTTGGAGAGAATGCAAATTAAAGTTGGCTTTGGCTGATATTCCCACAAATCCCACGGTCATTAAACTGACAtctggttttaaaaaaaaaacaaaacaaaataaaaattaattattaattatatgaaTACATCTCCAACCTGTGAAAAAAAGGaaataggttttatttaaattggAAGTTAGAAAAGATGGAGCTTCATCTAGAAGTTTGTTTTATCCTCTCTGACTAGTGAATTTTTGTGGAAGTGAAGAGATCCACCCTGGACTGATTGAGAAAGGATGACTCGGGAAAGATATAACGAACTCACTAAAAATAGgagattattaaaatatttagtacATCAACAATTAATGAATGACTCGCATATATTGTAATTTGTCAGCCAACcttaaaaagacaaaatagattaattgatattattcaaaataaaataaaataaaataatttgatgATACATTAATTCCAGTGGGGTGCTTGGGAAAATGAAATGGAATGGCCTTCTGTGTGGAAGTCCATACTATGTCATCATCTTCCTAAAAAATGCATGGATTTTTTTACtaatcacaatattatatatatatatatatatatatatatatatatataaactatgatttgaatttgaatgactTAGCTTAGACCACAAATTAATTTCATAGGTtggcaaataaaattaaatcagaGTGGCTTGATAGTTACCGATCACATGACGCtacatatttaattcattttgcAAATATATACAAGACCGACGGAGAATCGTTGCATAATTCAGCATCAAATTAAAGGTATGGGgcgcatatatatattaaaggaTATACACAAAATAATATTAGGAATTTGAATCGAGTATATAGTTGTCATAATTATTGATAATGAAAAGTCACATTCCATTATTTATATATAGTTGATGCATGCGATTGGATTTAACAGCATTACGACAAAATTCAGTCGGcagattaatttaattataagcTAATGATTAATATGATATACTACGGGTTTAATTTTCATTTCATGATAAATTTCGAATACTTAATTCTCTATATAAACATTGATCTTTTTCACGTCCTTAATAAATTTTGTCGTCGAAAATCCTTAAGCAGGCTTTTGACAATAAGATATATGAGATAAAATGACAAATCTATTGAAATgattataaaaaaatcaattagagAATAATAGGCGTCACATTAGATTAAATTGTGCGCCATCACGTTATTTACATAGTTTAGTGATTGATTCTAAAAATCAAATACCATTAGCGGcgtctttatatatatatatatatatatatatatatatatatatatattgtaccACTAGCTATaacatgttttaaaaaaaactcccgattgaatttaatttattatttatgcaTGCACTCGACTTGATAGTATATATTATACATATCCTGCTCATGATCCATATCATAACATataatttttatgtatatatatatataaatatataaactcttttttaattttcattGGGAAATAACATAAGATAGAGGGTGATGGAAACTAATGTGCCGCACGACAGTCCAACCAACAGATCACACATAAATATATACTAGCGGTAATGCACATGTATTGTATGTACAacgtaatacataaatattatgtgttgtgcgtatatttaacatttatttttaaattatttgattttaatatcatatattttttttgtaatttgacACTTTTAtgaagggtttttttttttttttttccaatttgaGGACCAACTAATATGCTCTTGCTTAATATAtagtaaatatatttatatatattaaaaaaaattaacataatGCACCGATTCTGTCCCGTGGATCGTAATGTAGATAGTGAGATGTTGCATGCACaagaatataaatattttatatcaaatgtggaaaattactcagaaaatttagttatattatcaCGCGGATCATTGTGGGCTTCCTCGAAAGGCTGAATTGGGTCGGTCCCATGAATACATTTCGGCCACCAAATAAAAGTAAAAGTTGATATGAACAGAATCGGTAAAGAGATTGATATATATTGGTCGATCTACATATATTTTAGACAAGTGTATGTTCCTTCTTGAAGCTGCTACCGAAAGAGAGCAATTGGTGATTTTCATTCAATACTTAATTTGTTATGTCATGCATCCATCTAATTATTAGTGTACATAAATTAATGGGATTACGAATAGCTAGGTTTAATTAATAtcaattgttttattaattcatTTATAAATCCAAAAAAGCTAAGGCCAAATTAGGAATTGATTCAGAAAGTGGTGTGGCATAATTTTGTATGCTAGCTGTATCATTAATCAGtaagaaaaattaattataagacGTAAAAATAGATCGAATTATCTTAGTTGGGAATTAACCATTCATGAATCCAAGAAGATAAGAAGAGcgatattattaaattaatgaattGTCCAAAGTcatatatatcatgcatatagATCTTACTCATTGTCATTTAATAGTTGTAATGAAAACTTAACTAACTTTTACACAGTCATCAAATATATAAACGTAAGGGGAACGTATAATATTAATTCCAGTTTAATTACTCTCGATGAATATTTTATACACCAAGACCTAATAAAACGAATACATATATTTACATAGTGTATATGGTTGTGATTTGTAATCAAATTTTGGTGCAAAAAACATAACatgaaaaggaaaaggaaaaaagaaaagtGGCTGTGTTTGCCTCTAAACATGCTAAAAATCAAGCACTAGCTGTCAAAGAAGAACCCCAGTCGGAAGATGCATGGGGCCGCCCTATATATGTGGGGATGATGGATTAGTTgtcgttttattttatttccttttcaagactgaattttttcaataaatgaaaaatccatgcattatttttttttacaagtataataatataattgattttttttttttaatttttttgaaaagaagAGATAAGGATATGATGTTGGTAGTATATAAATTAAATGATCAATTGGGAGTAGGCTATTTAGTAGAGCATTGACTGTATATACAGTGCGGTAGAAGGTAATTTATAAAACTGAACTGCATCCATCATTAGATGCAACTACTCGAGCTGTAAAACCGCGTTCTTCCCtttcatttattattttgattttgaatttaaagattttttttcaaGTCCTCTCACTTAGTTAGGCACATTTCAAATCCTCGTCCCTAGTAGTATTAATCTTTTCTGATAAATATCACCACCATCCAGCTATGTattataatatttcaaataGCCCACAGTGGCATAGGCGAGattggtaaggcctgaggtgaAATGAGAATAAAAAATTCTCTATCGTTGCgagttcgatcctcgtgtggagagtattctctgctgaaatattgtggggcaTGCTTTGGGGGTTGGCGATGTTGCTCCCTCCCTCAAGTCCCTGCCGCTCGACTTTCCTCAATTTAACCCTCGCATGAGCTAATGGAACTTTTAACTCATGTGGGATGGGGTTGCCTTCGGGTCAAcccttttttttataattataatatttcaaataatatagtACCATAAATTTTATGAATATTTGCTTTAAAAAAACACTAACAGTGTGTTTGAATATCTAAAAActatgatttggaattggaattAGAATTGGATTTGGAATTAGATTTTAAATATATGGAATTGGAattccattttgatgtttgaaaaaaagttaaaatatattttgaaatttgatggtataaattttatataaatgatattttgtaaaaaaaaaatttgaaaaaaacttaaaatttataaccaacttatatatatttattattaaattttttattttatttttataaatccaAATCCTGTGAAATTCGACCAATTTTATAAGGATTTCAGTTAGTTAAATAAAATCTCATCAAATATCAATCCCATTTTGAAATCTCATTTTACCAAACACTAAAATGAtattttcaatttcaaattcCACCGAATCCAATATAATTTAATGATTCCAAACAGAGTGTAAGAAACATATTTCATTACGGATTCTTTTTACATAAAATATcttataatttttcaaaaaaggaaacagaaaaaatcaaaaaaatgtaCGTGGACACTTAACACTGGCATACATTGGATGCACTATCCAATGACTACTTAACGTGTATTGGGAATCCCCAGTATAAATATCAAACCAAGTCTTCCACTTTCCCTTGTATTAGCTACTACTACCACATACTACAAGTCTTCACAAATTAacttcaatctcttcttcaaaattcaaatttctcTTTCACTTTCTTCAATACTAGCTACCTAGCTAGCAAAAATGGCTTCCCACAACTTCATCTTCCTTCTTCTCTTCATCTTTTGCAGTTTCTTCCATCTCACTATGCAGAAGAGGATGATTTCTCTGTCTTTTCCTTTAACTTCAGCTCCCATGTCCAGAAACTCTGCTGTCAAAGCTAAATATTTATCTTCTCTGATGTATTCGTCTTCCCAAACCGGCCCACAGAAGAAGGACTTGGCTTCACCGTCACCGTTTAATTACGATTACTCGTCGTCGTTCAAGTATTCGATGGCTCTGGTCGTTTCTCTCCCGGTGGGGACCCCACCCCAGGCTCAGCAGGTGGTGATCGACACCggaagccagctttcttggatTCAGTGTCACAAGAAAATTACCCCCAAAACGCCGTCTCCGCCGCCGCGGCCTCCGTCGTCTTCTTTCGACCCTTCCCTCTCTTCTACTTTCTCCGTCCTCCCATGCACTCACCCTCTATGCAAGCCCCGGATTCCCGACTTCACCCTCCCCACTTCGTGCGACCAGAACCGTCTGTGCCACTACTCTTACTTCTACGCTGACGGGACCTTGGCGGAGGGAAACCTCGTCAGGGAAAAGTTCACCTTTTCTCGTTCCCGAGCCACCCCTCCTCTGATCCTGGGCTGCACCACCGACTCGGCTGAGGCCGACGGAATCTTAGGAATGAATCTTGGCAGATTGTCTTTCGCCGCTCAAGCCAAGGTCCCCAAATTCTCTTACTGTGTCCCCTCCCGACAAGGGAACCCCAAGATAAATCCGACGGGCACTTTCTATCTCGGCAGAAACCCGAATTCTCCCAAGTTTCGATACATCAATCTCTTGGCCTTTCCAAGAAGTCATGAAATGCCGAATTTCGACCCCTTGGCATACACTATCCCGATGACGGGTATTAAAATCGGCGGGACGAGGCTGAACATATCCAGTGCCGTTTTCCGGCCAGACGCCGGAGGTTCGGGCCAGACGATGATAGATTCCGGAACCCAGTACACTTTTTTGGTGGAAGCTGCGTATTCCAAAGTGAGGGAACATGTTGTGAGGCTGGCGGGTCCAAAATTGAAGAGGGGATACGTGTACGGTGGTTCTTTGGACATGTGCTTCGATGGCAATCCGATGGAGATCGGACGGCTGATAGGCGACGTGAGTTTTGAATTTGATAATGGGCTGGAGATTTTGACCAATAAGGAGCGAATTTTGGATGACGTGGGTGATGGGGTCCACTGCGTGGGGATCGGTCGGTCGGAATCACTGGGAGTTGCCAGTAACATCATTGGCAATTTTCATCAGCAAAATCATTGGGTGGAGTTCGATCTCATCAGGAAACGAGTTGGGTTTGGTGTAGCTGATTGCACCCGATCTGTAGTTTGATAATTTCTCTCTTTTTTGTTCACACATTTTTTGTTCGATGGTAAATATTAAAGATCGATGTACACAATATTAATATTAGATGTGCTTtaacataatttttaatttcgagAAAATATAATGTCGTTGAATTGGATTTTTCACACACTCATGTGTATATATATCTAGAGATTGTtgctcaaaaaaaaatttaatttgtttgACATATTGTccgatttattaaaatatattaagaaATTAACACGGGTAAACAATTTTAATTAGAAGCTGCCAACTGCTTCTGTGGCTTGTCTTGATATGTCGGGTACTTGATTAAGATAGCATTAACCTCTAATTAACCACATGCATcttataaaaaaagaaaattaaaataattacaagaaaaaaaaaagaaaagaaaagaaaagggtccacccgaaaataaaatttatgattCTTTACCAAACGTTGACGACTTGACGTGGTGGGTCGACCAATATGGAGGAATCTCGTGCCACATTTCTTGTGATATTCATTTGTCCTATTaatattaattgattttcagGCGTATGAATTTTATTGATGCGATAAATTTATAAACATGATGCAGTGAAAAAACTAGTTATGATATGATATAAGTGGTATTGTAATAGAGAATGTTATGTTTTTTAGTAGATCGATCTTTTTTTaaagtgtaaaaaaaaattgtggtaTATTTTCATGTTGTTTAACAATTATATACATGAACACAGAACACATAATAAATGAATGgcattttaatttcaattattcaAGGTGAGCCATCCACCACCATTAACTTTGGGAGTTTAGATATGAATAATACGTCCCAATTATAATGTgtatatttcattttttgtttatctcaaatatatagtcatatatcatatttaataagatttttATACACTTTTTTACTAATATGCCCCCTATTAACTATACTTTGAAatttgtgcaatcattt
It encodes:
- the LOC140889156 gene encoding aspartic proteinase PCS1-like, encoding MASHNFIFLLLFIFCSFFHLTMQKRMISLSFPLTSAPMSRNSAVKAKYLSSLMYSSSQTGPQKKDLASPSPFNYDYSSSFKYSMALVVSLPVGTPPQAQQVVIDTGSQLSWIQCHKKITPKTPSPPPRPPSSSFDPSLSSTFSVLPCTHPLCKPRIPDFTLPTSCDQNRLCHYSYFYADGTLAEGNLVREKFTFSRSRATPPLILGCTTDSAEADGILGMNLGRLSFAAQAKVPKFSYCVPSRQGNPKINPTGTFYLGRNPNSPKFRYINLLAFPRSHEMPNFDPLAYTIPMTGIKIGGTRLNISSAVFRPDAGGSGQTMIDSGTQYTFLVEAAYSKVREHVVRLAGPKLKRGYVYGGSLDMCFDGNPMEIGRLIGDVSFEFDNGLEILTNKERILDDVGDGVHCVGIGRSESLGVASNIIGNFHQQNHWVEFDLIRKRVGFGVADCTRSVV